The following DNA comes from Streptomyces sp. Ag109_O5-10.
GATACGGGCCCTCGGGCTCCTCGTCTCCGTCGCGATCCTGCTGATCGTCGCCTTGGCGAGCATCGCGATCGGGGCGAAACAGCTGCCGTTGGACCAGGTCTGGCACGGCCTGTTCCACGACACGGGGACGTACGGCGACGTCGTCGTCGGCACACGGCTGTCGCGGACCGTCCTCGGCCTGCTGGCCGGGGCCGCCCTCGGCCTGTCCGGGGCGGTGCTCCAGGCGCTCACCCGCAACCCGCTCGCCGACCCAGGCCTGCTCGGCATCAACGCGGGCGCGTCGGCCGCGGTGGTCACCGCCATCACCTACTTCGGCGTCACCACCCTCAGTGGCTACGTGTGGTTCGCCTTCCTCGGGTCCGCCGTGGTCGGCGCCCTGGTCTGGTTCCTGGGCGGCAGCCGGGGCGCCACCCCGGTCCGGCTGGCCCTCGCCGGTACGGCGATCAGCGCCGCGCTCTACGGCTACCTCCAGGCCGTGATGATCACGGACGACGCGGCGCTCAACAAGCTGCGCTTCTGGACGGTGGGTTCGCTGGCCTCGGCCGGCAACTCGACGATCCTGCAGGTGCTGCCGTTCCTCGCGGCCGGCACTTTGCTCGCCCTGGGCCTCGCCCGGCCGCTGAACGCGGTGGCGATGGGCGACGACACCGCCCGCGCCCTCGGCGCCCACCTGGGCCGCACCCGGGCCCTCGCCATGCTCGCCGCCACCGTGCTGTGCGGCGCGGCCACCGCCGCCTGCGGCCCGATCGCCTTCGTCGGCCTGATGGTCCCGCACGCCGTGCGCTCCCTCACCGGCCCCGACCTGCGCTGGATCCTGCCGTACGCGGCGGTCCTGTCGCCCGTGCTGCTGCTCGGCGCCGACGTCATCGGCCGGGTCGTGGCCCGCCCCTCGGAACTCCAGGTCGGCATCGTCACCGCGATCATCGGTGGGCCGGTCTTCATTCTTCTCGTACGACGGCGGAGGACGGCCCAACTGTGAGGACCGGAGTGAAGGCCGGCGTGAAGGCCGGCGTGAAGGCCGCGGCGCGGACCGGGCGTAGCCCGCGTACGCTGCGCACCCCCGGCGGGCTCTCCCTGCGGGCCGACGTGCGTGCCCTGGCCGTGGTCGTCGCGCTGGTGCTGGCCGCGTGCGCGGCGAGTGTCGTGCTGATCGGCACCGGGGACTTCCCGATCTCCTTCGGCGACGTGCTGCGGACACTGGCCGGGAACGGCACCGCCGGGCAGGACTTCATCGTCAACGAGCTGCGGCTGCCGCGGGTGCTGGTCGGTCTGCTGGTCGGTGCCTCGCTGGGGCTCGGCGGCGCGCTGTTCCAGTCGGTCTCCCGCAACCCGCTGGGCAGCCCGGACGTCCTCGGCCTCTCCCAGGGCGCCACCTCCGGGGCGCTCGTCGTCATCGTGCTGATGTCCGGAACCGCCGCCCAGGTCACCGTCGGCGCGCTGCTCGGCGGACTGGTGACCGGCCTCGCCCTCTACCTCCTGGCCTGGAAGCAGGGCGTGCACGGCTACCGTCTTGTCCTGGTCGGCATCGGCGTCTCCGCGGTCGTCACCGCGGTCAACGGCTACCTGCTCACCAAGGCCGATCTGGTCGACGCGACCCGCGCGGTCGTCTGGATGACCGGGTCCCTCGACGGCCGTGACTGGAGCCAGGTCCGGCCGCTGCTCGCCCTGTGCGCGGTCCTCGTCCCGCTGGTCCTCGCCCACGCGCGGGGCCTCAGGATGATGGAGATGGGCGACGACGTGGCGAACGCCCTCGGGGTACGGGTCGAGCGGGTGCGGATGCTGCTGATGGTGGCCGCCGTCCTGCTGACCGCGGCGGCCACCGCCGCCGCGGGCCCCGTCAGCTTCGTGGCCCTCACCGCCCCCCAGCTCGCCCGGCGCCTCACCCGCTCGCCCGGCCCCAATCTGGTGCCCTCCCTCTGTACGGGCGCCACCCTGCTGGTCACCGCCGACTGGGCCTCCCAGCGCGCCTTCGGCTCCGACCAGCTGCCCGTGGGCGTGGTCACCGGTGTCCTCGGCGGGGTCTACCTGATCTGGCTCCTCGTCACCGAGCGCCGGGCGGGCCGGATATGAGCACGACCCCCCAGCCGAACACCGCGTCAGACAGTGAGCCGGACCGCAAGAGGAGCACCGTGAACCGCCTGTCCGCCGAGAACGTCACCCTCGCCTATGACCAGCGCGTCATCGCCGAGCAGCTGTCGGTGCAGATCCCCGACAACTCCTTCACGGTGATCGTCGGCCCCAATGCCTGCGGCAAGTCGACGCTGCTGCGCGCGCTGTCCCGGATGCTCAGGCCCAGCCAGGGCCGGGTCCTCCTCGACGGCCAGGTCATCCAGTCGATGCCCGCGAAGAAGGTCGCCCGCGCGCTCGGCCTGCTCCCGCAGTCGTCCGTCGCGCCCGACGGCATCACCGTCGGCGACCTCGTCGGCCGCGGCCGCTACCCGCACCAAGGCATCCTGCGCCAGTGGTCCGCGGAGGACGAACGGGTCGTCCAGGAGTCGATGGCACAGACCGGGGTCGCCGAGCTCGCCGACCGGTACGTCGACGAACTCTCCGGCGGCCAGCGCCAGCGCGTCTGGATCGCCATGGCGCTCGCCCAGCAGACCCCGCTGCTGCTCCTCGACGAGCCGACGACCTACCTGGACATCCAGCACCAGATCGACGTCCTGGACCTGTGCGCCGAACTCCACGAGGAGCAGGGGCGGACGCTGGTCGCCGTGCTGCACGACCTCAACCACGCGGCCCGGTACGCCACCCACCTCGTCGCGCTCAAGGACGGCCGGGTCGTCGCCGAGGGCGCCCCGAACGACATCGTCACCGCCGGACTGGTCGAGGAGGTCTTCGGGCTGCGCTGCCAGATCATCGAGGACCCGGAGACGGGGACCCCGCTGGTGGTGCCGGCGGCCCGCAGGGCGAGGGTCACAGCAGCTTCCTGAGCCGGAACAGGTCCAGCAGGTTCGCCTCCAGCCTCACCCGGCCCGAACCCCAGGCGCCGGCGAAGTTCAGCTCGCCGTCGACCAGGGCCAGCAGGTCGTCGCCGGCCATGGCGAGTCTGATCTGTGCCTTCTCCCGCGGCGGCCCGGGGAACGTCTCCTCGACCTCGATCCGGCCGCCGGTGAGCCGGCCGGCGAAGGTGACGTCGAGGTCGGTGATGTGGCAGCTGACCGTGCGGTCCATGGCGGCGGCCGCGCGGACGTCGCCCTCGGCGCCGCCCATGCTGTGCGAGAGCTTGTCGAGTGCGGCGCGGCACTCCTCGATCGTGGCCATCGCGATCGACGGTACCCCAGGGCTTCCATGTAGCGTCGGGGCATGACCGACTCTGCGCCCGAAGGCCTGGTGGCGGCCCCGGGGACGGAGGCCGGGGCAGCGGCCGCCGTCGAACCCGAGCACGACCCCGCCGCGCCCGCCCCGCTGAACGTCCCCCGCGCCCCCACCGGCAACGCCGAGGTCGACGCACAGCTCGACCGGCTGTCCGACGCCGACCACCTCGCCACCGACGGCCACCTGGAGGTGTACGAGGATGTACACAGGGGGCTGCGTGACGCGCTGACCGCGCTCGACGCCCGTCCGGGACCTTCGGGACCTCCGGGCTCCCCGGCGCCCGCGCCGCCGTACGGCAACCGGGCGCCCGCACCGTCGTACCACCAGAGCAGGAGCTGAACCCACCGTGGCAGGAGTCGCACGTCGCCGTCTGGACGCGGAGCTGGTCCGCCGGAAGCTGGCGCGCTCGCGCGAGCACGCCAGCCAGCTGATCGCCGCCGGGCGGGTCTCCGTCGGCAAGACCCTCGCGACCAAGCCGGCCACTCAAGTGGAGACCGCCGCCGCGATCGTCGTCCAGTCCGACGACAGCGATCCCGAGTACGTGTCGCGGGGCGGCCACAAGCTGGCCGGCGCGCTCGCGGTGTTCGTCCCGCAGGGCCTGGTGGTCGAGGGCCGGCGGGCGCTGGACGCGGGGGCCTCGACCGGGGGCTTCACCGATGTGCTGCTGCGCGCGGGGGCCGCGCACGTCGTCGCCGTCGACGTCGGGTACGGACAACTCGCGTGGTCTCTGCAGAGCGATGAACGCGTCACCGTCAAGGACCGTACGAACGTACGCGAGTTGACGCTTGAAGCGATCGATGGGGAGCCTGTGGATCTTGTCGTGGGTGATCTGTCCTTCATCCCGCTCGGGCTGGTGCTGCCGGCCCTGGCGCGGTGCGTGAGGCCGGACGCCGACCTGGTGATGATGGTCAAGCCGCAGTTCGAGGTGGGCAAGGAGAGGCTGGGCAGCGGGGGTGTCGTACGGAGTCCGCAGCTGCGGGCGGAGGCCGTGCGGGGCGTTGCCGAGAAGGCGTGGGAGCTGGGGCTCGGGGTGAACGGTGTCACCGCCAGCCCGCTGCCCGGCCCGTCCGGCAACGTCGAGTACTTTCTGTGGCTGCGGGCCGGCGCACCCCAGTTGGATCCGGCCGACGTTGACCGTGCAGTGGCGGAGGGGCCGCGTTGACACAGAACCGAGCGCGTACTGTTTTCCTGCTGGCCCACACCGGGCGGCCCGCGGCGATCCGCAGCGCCGAGCTCGTGGTGAAGGGGCTGCTGGCGGCCGGGGTCGGCGTACGGGTCCTGGACTTCGAGGCCCGCGACCTGCCGCTGCCGGCGGAGGTCGAACTCGTCGAGGAGGCGTCGCCGCACAGCCTCGACGGCTGCGAGCTGCTGATCGTGCTCGGCGGTGACGGGACGCTGCTGCGCGGCGCCGAGTTCGCGCGGGCCTCCGGGGTGCCGATGCTCGGCGTCAACCTCGGCAGCGTCGGGTTCCTCGCGGAGGCCGAGCGGGACGACCTCGACAAGGTCGTGGACCGGGTGGTGAGCCGGGCGTACGAGGTCGAGGAGCGGATGACCGTCGACGTCGTCGTGCACCGCAACGGGGACATCGTGCACACCGACTGGGCGCTGAACGAGGCGGCCGTGCAGAAGGCGGGCGCCGAGAAGCTGCTCGAAGTGGTGCTGGAGATCGACGGGCGCCCGGTGACGGGGTTCGGCTGCGACGGGATCGTGCTGTCGACGCCGACCGGGTCGACGGCGTACGCCTTCTCCGCGGGCGGGCCGGTGGTGTGGCCGGAGGTGGAGGCGCTGCTGATGGTGCCGATCTCCGCGCACGCGCTGTTCGCGAAGCCGTTGGTGACCTCGCCGGACTCGGTGCTGGCGGTGGAGGTGCTGCCGCACATCCAGCCGGGGGTGCTGTGGTGCGACGGGCGGCGGACGGTGGAGCTGCCGCCGGGGGCGCGGGTCGAGGTGCGGCGGGGGGCGGTGCCGGTACGGCTGGCCCGGCTGCATCACGCGTCGTTCACGGACCGGTTGGTGGCGAAGTTCGCGCTGCCCGTGTCCGGGTGGCGGGGTGCGCCGCACTAGCGGTCCGTGGGGGACGGCCGGGGAGCTTCGGCGGCTGCGGGTGGTGCGTGGCTTGTCGCGCGGTTCCCCTGCCCCTTCAGGTAGGGACACCCGCCCGAGTGACAAGGGCACCTCGCACTTCTCGGCCCGGACCTCGTAAGGTCTTCTCCGTGCTGGAAGAAATGCGGATACGGTCACTCGGGGTCATCGACGACGCCGTCGTCGAGTTGTCGCCGGGGTTCACCGCTGTCACCGGTGAGACCGGTGCGGGCAAGACCATGGTGGTCACCAGCCTGGGGCTGCTGCTGGGCGGTCGGGCCGATCCCGCACTCGTGCGGATCGGGTCCGAGAAGGCGGTCGTGGAGGGCCGGGTCACCGTGCCCGAGGGAGCCTCGGCGGCCCTGCGGGCCGAGGAGGCCGGCGCCGAGCTGGACGACGGTGCGCTGCTGATCAGCCGTACCGTTTCCGCCGAGGGGCGCTCGCGGGCGCACCTGGGCGGGCGGAGCGTGCCCGTGGGGCTGCTCGCCGACCTGGCCGACGACCTGGTGGCCGTGCACGGGCAGACCGACCAGCAGGGGCTGCTGAAGCTGTCCCGGCAGCGGCAGGCCCTCGACCGGTACGCCGGCGACGGGGTCGCCGTGCCGCTCGCCAAGTACGGCGAGGCCTACCGGCGGCTGCGGGCCGTGGCGGTCGAGCTGGAGGAGATCGTCACGCGCGCGCGTGAGCGGGCCCAGGAGGCCGACATGCTCCGCTACGGGCTGGACGAGATCGCCGGCGTGGACCCGCGGGCCGGCGAGGACGTCGAGCTCGCCGAGGAGGCCGAGCGGCTCGGGCACGCCGAGGCGCTGTCGTCCGCCGCGACCGCCGCGCACTCCGCGCTCGCGGGCAACCCAGAGGACCCCGAGGGCATCGACGCGGCCACCCTCGTCGCGGGCGCCCACCGGGCCCTGGAGGCCGTACGCTCGCACGACCCGGCGCTCGCCGCGCTCGCCGACCGGATCGGCGAGGTCGGGATCCTGCTGGGCGATGTGGCGGGCGAGCTGGCCGGGTACGCCGACGACCTGGACGCCGATCCGCTGCGGCTCGCGGCCGTGGAGGAGCGGCGGGCGGCGCTCACCGCGCTGACCCGCAAGTACGGCGAGAACATCGACGCGGTGCTGGCGTGGGCCGAGCAGGGCGCCGCGCGGCTCACCGAACTCGACGGCGACGACGAGCGGATCGACGAACTGACCGCCGAGCGGGACGCCCTGCGGACGGAACTGGGCGGTCTCGCCCAGGCCCTGACGGACGCCCGCACCGAGGCCGCCGAACGCTTCGCGTCCGCCGTCACCGCCGAGCTGGGCTCCCTCGCGATGCCGCACGCGCGCGTGTCCTTCGCCATCCGGCAGACCGAGGACCCGGAGGGCGTGGAGGTCGGCGGCCGGGCGGTCGCCTACGGCCCGTCGGGCGCCGACGAGGTCGAGCTGCTGCTCGCCCCGCACCCCGGCGCTCCGCCCCGCCCGATCGCCAAGGGCGCGTCCGGCGGTGAGCTGTCCCGCGTGATGCTCGCCGTGGAGGTCGTCTTCGCGGGCACCGACCCGGTCCCGACGTACCTCTTCGACGAGGTCGACGCCGGTGTCGGCGGCAAGGCGGCGGTGGAGATCGGGCGACGGCTGGCGAAACTCGCCAGGTCCGCCCAGGTGGTCGTCGTCACCCACCTTCCCCAGGTCGCCGCCTTCGCCGACCGCCAGTTGCTGGTCGAGAAGACCAACGACGGCTCGGTCACCCGGTCCGGCGTGAAGGTCCTGGAGGGCGAGGAGCGGGTACGCGAGCTGTCCCGCATGCTGGCGGGCCAGGAGGACTCGGAGACGGCACGGGCGCACGCCGAGGAACTGCTGGCGACGGCACGGGCGGACCGCTGACGCATCGCTGACCGGGGGCGGGCGGCGGTGCGTCACCCGCCCCTGCGGCGTTCGCCCGCCGCTCCCTCCGCAGGCCGAAGCTGTCGGCCGATTCCTCCGCGGCGGCGCTTTCGTCACCCTCCCGGGTGACACGGTTCGGCGCATTGCCCCGGCCCG
Coding sequences within:
- a CDS encoding iron ABC transporter permease: MLVDSSPEQRAETAPAPPSRRAIRALGLLVSVAILLIVALASIAIGAKQLPLDQVWHGLFHDTGTYGDVVVGTRLSRTVLGLLAGAALGLSGAVLQALTRNPLADPGLLGINAGASAAVVTAITYFGVTTLSGYVWFAFLGSAVVGALVWFLGGSRGATPVRLALAGTAISAALYGYLQAVMITDDAALNKLRFWTVGSLASAGNSTILQVLPFLAAGTLLALGLARPLNAVAMGDDTARALGAHLGRTRALAMLAATVLCGAATAACGPIAFVGLMVPHAVRSLTGPDLRWILPYAAVLSPVLLLGADVIGRVVARPSELQVGIVTAIIGGPVFILLVRRRRTAQL
- a CDS encoding iron chelate uptake ABC transporter family permease subunit is translated as MKAAARTGRSPRTLRTPGGLSLRADVRALAVVVALVLAACAASVVLIGTGDFPISFGDVLRTLAGNGTAGQDFIVNELRLPRVLVGLLVGASLGLGGALFQSVSRNPLGSPDVLGLSQGATSGALVVIVLMSGTAAQVTVGALLGGLVTGLALYLLAWKQGVHGYRLVLVGIGVSAVVTAVNGYLLTKADLVDATRAVVWMTGSLDGRDWSQVRPLLALCAVLVPLVLAHARGLRMMEMGDDVANALGVRVERVRMLLMVAAVLLTAAATAAAGPVSFVALTAPQLARRLTRSPGPNLVPSLCTGATLLVTADWASQRAFGSDQLPVGVVTGVLGGVYLIWLLVTERRAGRI
- a CDS encoding ABC transporter ATP-binding protein, whose translation is MSTTPQPNTASDSEPDRKRSTVNRLSAENVTLAYDQRVIAEQLSVQIPDNSFTVIVGPNACGKSTLLRALSRMLRPSQGRVLLDGQVIQSMPAKKVARALGLLPQSSVAPDGITVGDLVGRGRYPHQGILRQWSAEDERVVQESMAQTGVAELADRYVDELSGGQRQRVWIAMALAQQTPLLLLDEPTTYLDIQHQIDVLDLCAELHEEQGRTLVAVLHDLNHAARYATHLVALKDGRVVAEGAPNDIVTAGLVEEVFGLRCQIIEDPETGTPLVVPAARRARVTAAS
- a CDS encoding SCP2 sterol-binding domain-containing protein — protein: MATIEECRAALDKLSHSMGGAEGDVRAAAAMDRTVSCHITDLDVTFAGRLTGGRIEVEETFPGPPREKAQIRLAMAGDDLLALVDGELNFAGAWGSGRVRLEANLLDLFRLRKLL
- a CDS encoding TlyA family RNA methyltransferase, which produces MAGVARRRLDAELVRRKLARSREHASQLIAAGRVSVGKTLATKPATQVETAAAIVVQSDDSDPEYVSRGGHKLAGALAVFVPQGLVVEGRRALDAGASTGGFTDVLLRAGAAHVVAVDVGYGQLAWSLQSDERVTVKDRTNVRELTLEAIDGEPVDLVVGDLSFIPLGLVLPALARCVRPDADLVMMVKPQFEVGKERLGSGGVVRSPQLRAEAVRGVAEKAWELGLGVNGVTASPLPGPSGNVEYFLWLRAGAPQLDPADVDRAVAEGPR
- a CDS encoding NAD kinase; protein product: MTQNRARTVFLLAHTGRPAAIRSAELVVKGLLAAGVGVRVLDFEARDLPLPAEVELVEEASPHSLDGCELLIVLGGDGTLLRGAEFARASGVPMLGVNLGSVGFLAEAERDDLDKVVDRVVSRAYEVEERMTVDVVVHRNGDIVHTDWALNEAAVQKAGAEKLLEVVLEIDGRPVTGFGCDGIVLSTPTGSTAYAFSAGGPVVWPEVEALLMVPISAHALFAKPLVTSPDSVLAVEVLPHIQPGVLWCDGRRTVELPPGARVEVRRGAVPVRLARLHHASFTDRLVAKFALPVSGWRGAPH
- the recN gene encoding DNA repair protein RecN, with protein sequence MRIRSLGVIDDAVVELSPGFTAVTGETGAGKTMVVTSLGLLLGGRADPALVRIGSEKAVVEGRVTVPEGASAALRAEEAGAELDDGALLISRTVSAEGRSRAHLGGRSVPVGLLADLADDLVAVHGQTDQQGLLKLSRQRQALDRYAGDGVAVPLAKYGEAYRRLRAVAVELEEIVTRARERAQEADMLRYGLDEIAGVDPRAGEDVELAEEAERLGHAEALSSAATAAHSALAGNPEDPEGIDAATLVAGAHRALEAVRSHDPALAALADRIGEVGILLGDVAGELAGYADDLDADPLRLAAVEERRAALTALTRKYGENIDAVLAWAEQGAARLTELDGDDERIDELTAERDALRTELGGLAQALTDARTEAAERFASAVTAELGSLAMPHARVSFAIRQTEDPEGVEVGGRAVAYGPSGADEVELLLAPHPGAPPRPIAKGASGGELSRVMLAVEVVFAGTDPVPTYLFDEVDAGVGGKAAVEIGRRLAKLARSAQVVVVTHLPQVAAFADRQLLVEKTNDGSVTRSGVKVLEGEERVRELSRMLAGQEDSETARAHAEELLATARADR